The following coding sequences are from one Malaciobacter pacificus window:
- a CDS encoding ABC transporter substrate-binding protein, with protein sequence MLISKLLKLIIIIIFITTTLSSKELKKVTLQLSWFDQFQFAGYYVAKEKGYYEELGLDVEIKPFQFGIDIPKLVNDSKIDFAIGRETLILEKEENPNIVALYAMFQATPLVLLSTKESQINEISDFKNKKIMTTIDDASEVSLKAMLISNKINLTDLDFIKHSHNIDDLLNKKTDIISAYISKSPYLLLEKNIEYNIFDPKEYGFDLYSGFLFTNKNLINKNNQLVNSFKKASLKGWEYAYSNIEDTADLILNNYNSQNLTKEELVFEGKELRKLSYYKNSTLGSLKKEKVQRVHDLYNLLGLINTPINIDDFIQENYEKENSIIDLSNSNKEYIEENPIVKMCIVPDIRPYSFNDEDKIKGFVIDYFTLIQDMTGLKFSIVKTNSLSQSLEYLKDKKCDILSTATKTKERESFANFTKNYTDIPFVLITNAKASFVDDISVLKNKTISLVKSYASSNEIKKLYPDINFVMVESLDEGLKKVEDDLHYGHIDLLYASWYKIHSNNLTKLRVSARLDYTLPISIAVRKDYYELHDILNIAVNKIKASKVEQLLQRWITINSKEQTDYSFIWKIVLIVLIVFLAILYRQKILREVNKNLKSKVEEKNRELILINEQLEERIKYEVNKNLKKDRILSQQSKMISMGQMIENIAHQWRQPLSLITTSASGIKIKHELNMLDDEYLKESLRNIINTSNYLSDTIDDFRYFFEPEKKENEFLINDCILKCIDLVRGSFSSRDIKVKIQTDENIKIKSFERELIQVFINILNNSKDAFTKDMELKVILIEIYKKDKKAIIEIKDNANGIDEKILEKIYEPYFTTKHKSQGTGIGLYMCQEIITKHLGGSIETTNTEFTYENKICKGALTTITLDAI encoded by the coding sequence TTGCTTATCAGTAAGCTTTTAAAATTAATTATAATTATCATTTTTATAACAACTACTCTATCTTCAAAAGAGTTAAAAAAAGTTACTTTACAGTTGTCTTGGTTTGACCAATTCCAGTTTGCAGGATATTATGTTGCAAAAGAAAAAGGTTACTATGAAGAATTAGGCTTAGATGTAGAAATTAAGCCATTTCAATTTGGAATAGATATACCAAAATTAGTAAATGATTCTAAAATAGATTTTGCAATAGGTAGAGAAACTTTAATTTTAGAAAAAGAAGAAAATCCAAATATAGTTGCACTTTATGCCATGTTTCAAGCAACACCTTTAGTTTTATTATCAACTAAAGAATCTCAAATAAATGAAATTAGTGATTTTAAAAACAAAAAAATAATGACAACAATTGATGATGCAAGTGAAGTTTCATTAAAAGCAATGCTTATCTCTAATAAAATTAATTTAACAGATTTAGATTTTATTAAACATTCTCATAATATTGATGATTTATTAAATAAAAAGACTGATATTATTTCTGCATACATTTCAAAATCTCCATATTTATTACTTGAGAAAAATATAGAATATAATATTTTCGATCCTAAAGAGTATGGATTTGATTTGTATAGTGGTTTTTTATTTACTAATAAAAATTTGATTAATAAGAATAATCAGTTAGTTAATTCTTTTAAAAAAGCATCTTTAAAAGGCTGGGAATATGCATATTCAAATATTGAAGATACGGCTGATTTGATTTTAAATAATTATAACTCTCAGAATTTAACTAAAGAGGAATTAGTTTTTGAAGGTAAAGAACTAAGAAAATTATCTTACTATAAAAATAGTACTTTAGGTAGTTTAAAAAAAGAAAAAGTTCAAAGAGTTCATGATTTATATAATCTTCTAGGTTTAATTAATACTCCAATAAATATAGATGATTTTATACAAGAAAATTATGAAAAAGAAAATTCAATAATTGATTTATCCAACAGTAATAAAGAGTATATTGAAGAAAACCCTATTGTAAAAATGTGTATAGTACCAGATATAAGACCATATAGTTTTAATGATGAAGATAAAATTAAGGGATTTGTTATAGATTATTTCACATTAATCCAAGATATGACAGGCTTAAAATTTAGTATAGTAAAAACTAATAGTTTATCTCAATCTTTAGAATATTTAAAAGATAAAAAGTGTGATATCTTATCAACTGCAACAAAAACAAAAGAAAGAGAAAGTTTTGCAAATTTTACAAAAAACTATACAGATATTCCATTTGTTTTAATTACCAATGCAAAGGCTAGTTTTGTAGATGATATATCAGTTTTAAAAAATAAAACTATAAGTTTAGTTAAAAGTTATGCTTCGAGTAATGAAATAAAAAAATTATATCCAGATATAAATTTTGTTATGGTTGAAAGTTTAGATGAGGGTCTAAAAAAAGTAGAGGATGATTTACATTATGGACATATAGACTTACTTTATGCATCATGGTATAAAATTCATTCTAATAATTTAACTAAGCTTAGAGTTTCTGCAAGACTTGATTATACTTTACCTATTTCAATTGCAGTTAGAAAAGATTATTACGAATTGCATGATATTTTAAATATTGCAGTAAATAAAATTAAAGCTTCAAAAGTAGAACAACTTTTACAAAGATGGATTACAATTAATTCGAAAGAACAAACAGATTATAGTTTTATTTGGAAAATTGTTTTGATTGTATTAATTGTTTTTTTAGCAATTTTATATAGGCAAAAAATTCTAAGAGAAGTAAATAAAAATTTAAAAAGTAAGGTAGAAGAAAAAAATCGAGAATTAATACTAATAAATGAACAACTAGAAGAACGAATTAAATATGAAGTAAATAAAAACTTGAAAAAAGATAGAATATTATCTCAACAGTCAAAAATGATTTCAATGGGGCAAATGATTGAAAATATAGCCCATCAATGGAGACAGCCATTATCTTTGATTACAACTTCTGCAAGTGGAATAAAGATTAAACATGAATTAAATATGCTAGATGACGAATACTTAAAAGAATCACTAAGAAATATTATTAATACTTCAAACTATTTATCAGATACAATTGATGATTTTAGATATTTCTTTGAACCAGAGAAAAAAGAGAATGAATTTTTAATTAATGATTGTATTTTAAAGTGTATTGATCTAGTCAGAGGCTCTTTTAGTTCAAGAGATATTAAAGTTAAAATTCAAACTGATGAGAATATAAAAATAAAAAGTTTTGAAAGAGAGTTAATACAAGTTTTTATTAATATCTTAAATAATTCAAAAGATGCATTTACCAAAGATATGGAATTAAAAGTTATTTTAATAGAAATTTATAAAAAAGATAAAAAAGCTATAATTGAGATTAAAGATAATGCAAATGGTATAGATGAAAAGATTTTAGAAAAAATATATGAACCATATTTTACAACTAAACATAAAAGCCAAGGTACAGGAATAGGATTATATATGTGTCAAGAAATTATTACTAAACATTTAGGTGGTAGTATAGAAACTACAAATACTGAGTTTACTTATGAAAATAAGATTTGCAAAGGTGCATTAACTACAATTACTTTAGATGCAATTTAG